Proteins from one Patescibacteria group bacterium genomic window:
- a CDS encoding Nif3-like dinuclear metal center hexameric protein, which translates to MTINQIYKLAVDLGIKNDPRGQKTVKKRLKKVRQEYNKLSEEKKKCFDQEKLKNPYSDTRIYYGDPRKKVKRVLTGIDMETSELLLAEKISQEKPIDLIISHHPLGIGLAALHEVMKMQAEILSLYGVPISSAQGLLHIRIDEVSRSVNSANHNRTIDAARILDLPIMSTHTAADNMVANFLSKYIKRNKKNIETVEDLLKSLEKLPEYKEAMKNKCGPRLFAGKKSNFAGKIALTELTGGTEGSKDIYEKMAQAGIDTVVGMHMSEEHKKAAEKSHLNVVIAGHISSDSIGMNLFLDELEKKGVEVIPCSGLIRVKRFKKKKSHKRKTNKKKSSQKRGKKK; encoded by the coding sequence AAGATTAAAAAAAGTTAGACAAGAATACAATAAACTCTCAGAAGAAAAAAAGAAGTGCTTTGATCAGGAGAAATTAAAGAATCCTTATTCTGATACCCGCATTTATTACGGAGATCCCAGAAAAAAAGTAAAAAGAGTTTTAACCGGCATTGATATGGAGACGTCGGAATTATTATTAGCTGAGAAAATTTCCCAAGAAAAACCAATTGATTTAATAATCAGTCATCACCCTCTGGGCATTGGCTTAGCCGCTTTGCACGAGGTAATGAAAATGCAGGCCGAAATACTTTCTTTATACGGCGTGCCCATATCTTCGGCTCAAGGCCTGCTTCATATTAGAATTGATGAAGTTTCGCGCAGTGTGAACTCGGCCAATCATAACCGCACTATTGATGCCGCTCGTATACTTGATTTACCTATTATGTCTACTCACACAGCGGCTGATAATATGGTCGCTAATTTTCTTTCCAAATATATTAAAAGAAACAAAAAAAATATAGAAACTGTTGAGGATTTACTAAAGTCTTTGGAAAAATTACCGGAATATAAAGAGGCTATGAAAAATAAATGCGGCCCCAGACTTTTTGCCGGTAAAAAAAGTAACTTTGCCGGTAAGATTGCCTTGACTGAATTAACCGGCGGCACTGAAGGCTCCAAAGACATCTATGAAAAAATGGCTCAGGCTGGCATTGATACCGTGGTTGGCATGCACATGTCTGAAGAGCATAAAAAAGCGGCCGAAAAAAGCCATCTTAACGTAGTTATTGCCGGTCATATTTCTTCGGACTCGATTGGTATGAATTTATTTTTAGACGAGCTGGAGAAAAAGGGCGTGGAAGTAATACCCTGCTCCGGATTAATTCGAGTAAAGCGTTTTAAAAAGAAAAAATCCCATAAAAGAAAAACTAATAAGAAAAAAAGTAGCCAAAAAAGAGGAAAAAAGAAGTAA
- the ruvB gene encoding Holliday junction branch migration DNA helicase RuvB, producing MPKERIINADEKGEDRTLDLTLRPHDIKEFVGQEKVKENLNIFVSAAKQRKEPIEHVLLHGAPGLGKTTLAHIIAREMGTNLKVTSGPAIEKAGDLAAILTNLGDGDVLFIDEIHRLNRVIEEVLYPAMEDYFIDIVVGKGPSARTLKLDLPKFTLVGATTRLSLLSSPLRDRFGMTYRLGFYSDEEIGQIIKRSAKILGVTLDKESSELLAKRARKTPRVANRLLKRVRDYAQVKSDGKITQSLCESALGMLDIDEMGLDETDRKILEIIIEKFKGGPVGLNAIAAAIQEEMETLEDVYEPYLMQIGYLVRTPRGRSVTEEAYKHLSKRPPKDIQKKLV from the coding sequence ATGCCCAAAGAAAGAATAATTAATGCTGATGAAAAAGGTGAAGACCGCACTCTTGATTTAACTTTGCGTCCGCATGATATTAAGGAATTTGTCGGTCAAGAAAAGGTTAAAGAAAACCTTAATATTTTTGTTAGTGCAGCCAAGCAAAGAAAAGAACCGATTGAACACGTCTTGTTGCATGGAGCTCCGGGTTTAGGTAAAACCACCTTAGCTCATATTATCGCTCGTGAAATGGGCACTAATTTAAAAGTGACTTCTGGTCCGGCTATTGAAAAAGCGGGGGACTTGGCGGCTATCTTAACTAATTTGGGTGACGGAGACGTGCTTTTTATTGATGAGATTCACCGGCTTAACCGCGTTATTGAAGAAGTTTTATACCCGGCCATGGAGGATTATTTTATTGATATTGTGGTGGGCAAGGGGCCTTCAGCGCGCACGCTTAAACTTGATTTGCCCAAGTTTACTTTAGTCGGAGCCACTACCCGATTAAGTTTATTATCTTCACCTTTACGGGACCGTTTTGGTATGACTTATCGCCTGGGTTTTTATTCAGACGAAGAGATTGGTCAAATAATCAAGCGTTCAGCCAAGATTTTAGGCGTTACTTTAGATAAAGAATCTTCCGAACTGCTAGCTAAAAGAGCTCGCAAAACCCCGCGCGTGGCTAATCGTCTTTTAAAACGGGTCCGAGATTATGCTCAGGTAAAATCTGACGGGAAAATTACCCAGTCATTATGTGAATCGGCTTTAGGTATGCTGGATATTGATGAAATGGGACTGGATGAAACTGATCGTAAAATTTTAGAAATAATTATTGAAAAATTTAAAGGTGGGCCGGTTGGTTTAAACGCCATTGCGGCCGCTATACAGGAAGAAATGGAAACCCTGGAGGATGTTTATGAGCCCTATTTAATGCAAATTGGCTATTTAGTACGCACACCGCGAGGTCGATCAGTGACCGAAGAAGCTTATAAGCATTTAAGTAAAAGACCGCCGAAAGATATTCAGAAGAAGTTGGTATGA
- a CDS encoding four helix bundle protein has protein sequence MTGAFFDLRIWQKAQKLAKEIYKITKLFSKDELFGLTNQLRRSAVSVAANIAESQGRYYYRDKIRVLYISRGEIYEIQSHLRITSSQNYLPNKKLENPFIA, from the coding sequence ATGACTGGCGCTTTTTTTGATTTACGAATTTGGCAAAAAGCACAAAAATTAGCCAAAGAAATTTATAAAATAACAAAGCTATTTTCCAAAGATGAACTTTTTGGATTAACTAATCAACTTAGAAGGTCGGCCGTTTCAGTGGCGGCTAATATTGCGGAAAGCCAGGGAAGATATTATTATAGGGATAAAATCAGAGTTCTTTATATTAGTCGTGGTGAAATATATGAAATACAAAGTCATTTAAGAATTACTTCAAGCCAAAATTATTTACCAAATAAAAAATTAGAAAATCCTTTTATTGCCTAG
- the queA gene encoding tRNA preQ1(34) S-adenosylmethionine ribosyltransferase-isomerase QueA, whose protein sequence is MKLSKFDYHLPKELIAQKPVRPRHNSRLMVLDKKKKTIKHDYFYNLPKYLKTGDVLVFNDSKVFPARLPARKITGGKLEVFLLRQEKNLWQCLIGGKVRREGMEFVVGGRDIGTIDKGHRDKKKEKILSGKIVKKLGNGIWLVKFNKKENEFWHLVNQYGQAPTPPYIKKKSNLKEYQTAFAKNKGSVAAPTAGFHFSQKLLNHLKKKGIKTEFITLHVGYGTFQPVKEENIEKHKMHFEYLEVKKSVIKRLLKYKKENRRIIPVGTTSGRVLEGVVSHYKKTPKKDFFGKTNLFIYPGYKFKFINGLITNFHLPKSTLLMLVSAWAGLPFIKKAYQKAIKKKYRFYSFGDGMLID, encoded by the coding sequence ATGAAACTCTCAAAATTTGACTATCATTTACCCAAAGAATTAATCGCTCAAAAGCCAGTGCGCCCGCGGCATAATTCCCGGCTAATGGTTTTGGATAAAAAAAAGAAGACAATTAAGCATGATTATTTTTATAACTTACCAAAATATTTAAAGACTGGTGATGTTTTAGTCTTTAATGACTCAAAGGTTTTTCCGGCTCGTTTGCCGGCTCGCAAGATCACCGGCGGTAAGCTGGAAGTTTTTCTGCTACGCCAAGAAAAGAATCTTTGGCAGTGTTTAATTGGCGGTAAGGTGAGAAGGGAAGGCATGGAGTTTGTTGTGGGAGGTAGGGATATAGGGACAATAGACAAGGGACATAGGGACAAGAAGAAAGAAAAAATATTAAGCGGTAAAATCGTTAAAAAATTAGGAAACGGAATTTGGCTGGTTAAGTTTAATAAAAAAGAAAATGAATTTTGGCATTTAGTCAATCAATACGGCCAAGCACCAACCCCGCCTTATATTAAAAAGAAATCAAACTTAAAAGAATACCAAACCGCTTTTGCCAAAAACAAAGGCTCGGTAGCCGCTCCGACGGCCGGTTTTCATTTTAGCCAAAAATTATTAAACCATTTAAAAAAGAAAGGAATTAAAACAGAATTCATAACTTTACATGTGGGTTATGGTACTTTTCAGCCGGTTAAAGAAGAAAACATTGAAAAACACAAAATGCATTTTGAATACTTAGAAGTTAAAAAATCAGTAATAAAACGTTTGTTGAAATATAAAAAAGAAAATAGAAGAATTATTCCTGTGGGCACTACTTCTGGCCGGGTTCTTGAAGGAGTAGTTTCCCATTATAAAAAAACGCCAAAAAAAGATTTTTTTGGCAAAACAAACTTATTTATTTACCCGGGCTATAAATTTAAGTTTATTAACGGATTAATTACTAATTTTCACTTACCTAAGAGTACTCTTTTAATGCTAGTCAGTGCTTGGGCCGGGTTGCCTTTTATTAAAAAAGCTTATCAAAAAGCGATTAAAAAGAAATACCGCTTTTATTCTTTTGGGGATGGCATGCTGATTGATTAA
- the purL gene encoding phosphoribosylformylglycinamidine synthase has translation MNTNKVLHFYREASSTFEYCFNVETSEPLTTQELNILTWLLAETFDPNCFSKDSLFQSKKKSVIEVGPRMNFATAFSTNAVAICHACGLNKITRLEISRRHVLPQEDNIDTFLANHHDRMTECHYPRPLKTFATGIQPKAVRIIPLMNEGVKALRRINQKMGLGMDDWDLNFYHNLFVSEIGRDPTDVECFQLGQANSEHSRHWFFKGKLVRNGQVLPETLLQIVQTPLQINSANSLIAFSDNASAITGYKIQTLIPKNSGICSPFALQQREYHITFNAETHNFPSGVAPFPGAETGTGGRIRDGQGVGQGGLVVAGTAGYCTGNLLIADNGMPSALHIKGENPDFAYPGNLATPLKIMIEESNGASDYGNKFGEPIIQGFVRTFGLRLPNGERREWIKPIMFTGGVGQIDNQHTKKKTPEPGMVIIQVGGPAYRIGMGGGSASSMIQGANTAELDFNAVQRGDAEMEQKVNRVIRACIEMGSNNPILSIHDQGAGGPCNVLTELVEPAGGRIDIRQIQVGDATMSVLEIWGAEYQERDAFLIYPNQLEKFKAICRREKINCEVLGNITGNGRIVVYDNQDDSYPVDLDLGKILCDMPQKSFKIDEVPEELAPLDLPDISVKEALRQVFRLPSVCSKGYLVRKVDRSVTGLIARQQCCGPLQLPVSDVSAVAQSHFGLTGSAISIGEQPIKMLVNSSAGARMAVAEALTNMVFARISDLKHIKCSANWMWAAKLPGEGAKLHDAALAMRDLMIALGIAVDGGKDSLSMAAKVGDETVKAPGQLVISAYATMPDITQILTPDIKQPGNSSLLYIPMAPGKHRLGGSALAQINKQIGNESPDVDNPELLKNVFLAIQAMIDHDLVLAGHDISDGGLITTLVEMSMSGNCGIKVKVPDNVTTLEYLFSEELGLVLEVLPKNEFEVASILKEYGVSPCLTLGNSCQEHMVFIYHQEELVFGESTSKLLEWWESTSDQLELHQIDPDLAWQQAKRHRTRISPVYSLSFNPQATPPEVLNRTSKPKVAIIREEGSNGDREMISAFFAAGFTPVDVTMTDLLNGEYDLDSCRGIVFVGGFSYADVLDSAKGWAGIILFNPKLRKMFERFYRREDTFSLGVCNGCQLMALLGWVPWKGIDEDKQPRFIQNTSGLFESRWVTTKIMPSPSIMLGDMANSVLGIWVAHGEGQLHCPDSEILKDIVFQNLTPLVYTDETGRATESYPLNPNGSPKGITALCSPDGRHLAMMPHPERVFLKWQWPWMPKDWRYKLKASPWLQMFQNARKWCDCS, from the coding sequence ATGAATACTAATAAAGTTTTACATTTTTACCGTGAAGCTAGTTCTACATTTGAATACTGTTTTAATGTAGAAACATCCGAACCATTAACTACTCAGGAGTTAAATATATTAACTTGGCTCCTGGCTGAAACTTTTGATCCTAATTGTTTTAGTAAAGATTCCTTGTTTCAGTCCAAAAAAAAATCTGTTATTGAAGTTGGACCACGCATGAATTTCGCCACTGCATTTTCAACTAATGCCGTAGCAATTTGTCATGCTTGTGGACTAAATAAAATAACTCGCTTGGAAATTTCCAGACGACATGTCTTACCACAGGAAGATAATATAGATACTTTTTTAGCTAATCATCATGATCGCATGACTGAATGTCACTATCCTCGCCCCCTGAAAACTTTCGCTACCGGCATCCAACCGAAAGCCGTACGTATTATTCCTCTAATGAACGAGGGGGTAAAAGCGCTTCGGCGTATCAACCAGAAAATGGGCTTAGGAATGGACGACTGGGACCTCAACTTCTATCACAACCTCTTCGTCAGCGAGATCGGTCGCGATCCCACAGATGTGGAATGTTTCCAGCTTGGTCAAGCTAACAGTGAGCATTCCCGTCACTGGTTCTTCAAGGGAAAACTTGTCCGGAACGGACAGGTACTTCCCGAGACGCTACTCCAGATCGTGCAGACTCCGCTTCAGATCAACTCGGCCAACAGCCTGATTGCTTTCAGTGATAATGCCAGTGCTATCACAGGATACAAGATCCAAACCTTGATCCCAAAAAATTCTGGTATCTGTTCACCTTTTGCTCTCCAGCAACGTGAGTATCATATCACCTTCAATGCCGAAACACACAACTTCCCCAGCGGAGTAGCTCCTTTTCCTGGTGCTGAAACCGGAACTGGTGGGCGTATCCGTGACGGACAAGGAGTGGGCCAAGGCGGACTGGTGGTTGCTGGTACAGCTGGTTATTGCACTGGTAATCTCCTGATTGCTGACAACGGTATGCCTAGTGCTCTGCACATTAAAGGTGAAAACCCAGATTTTGCTTATCCGGGCAACCTGGCTACTCCCCTCAAAATCATGATTGAGGAAAGCAATGGTGCTTCCGACTACGGCAACAAGTTCGGCGAACCTATTATACAGGGTTTTGTTCGAACATTCGGTCTGAGGCTTCCCAATGGTGAGCGACGCGAATGGATTAAGCCGATCATGTTCACTGGTGGTGTCGGTCAGATTGATAATCAACACACCAAAAAGAAAACTCCTGAACCCGGCATGGTAATTATCCAGGTTGGAGGTCCTGCCTATCGCATTGGTATGGGAGGTGGTTCTGCCTCCAGTATGATTCAAGGGGCTAACACGGCTGAGCTGGACTTCAATGCTGTTCAACGCGGAGACGCTGAAATGGAACAGAAAGTTAATCGTGTCATTCGTGCCTGTATTGAGATGGGGAGTAATAATCCTATTTTGAGCATCCATGACCAAGGAGCTGGCGGACCGTGTAATGTTCTGACGGAATTAGTGGAACCGGCTGGCGGTAGAATAGACATACGGCAAATCCAAGTTGGAGATGCCACTATGTCTGTTCTCGAGATTTGGGGCGCTGAATACCAGGAGCGCGACGCTTTCCTGATTTATCCAAATCAATTAGAAAAATTTAAGGCCATCTGCAGACGCGAAAAGATCAACTGTGAGGTGTTGGGAAATATCACTGGTAATGGTCGTATCGTAGTTTATGATAACCAGGACGACTCCTATCCTGTAGACCTTGATCTCGGTAAGATTCTCTGTGATATGCCGCAGAAGAGTTTTAAGATTGATGAGGTGCCAGAAGAACTGGCTCCGCTAGATTTACCTGACATAAGCGTTAAAGAGGCTTTACGTCAAGTCTTCCGGTTACCATCAGTATGCTCTAAAGGTTATCTAGTTCGAAAGGTAGACCGAAGTGTCACTGGTTTAATCGCCAGACAACAATGCTGTGGTCCGCTGCAACTACCAGTATCTGATGTATCCGCAGTGGCTCAGAGTCATTTCGGACTGACAGGCAGTGCCATATCTATCGGTGAACAACCGATCAAGATGTTAGTCAATTCATCTGCTGGCGCTAGGATGGCCGTAGCTGAAGCCTTGACCAATATGGTCTTCGCTCGCATCAGTGACTTGAAACACATCAAGTGTTCAGCTAACTGGATGTGGGCGGCCAAGCTTCCCGGTGAAGGGGCTAAACTGCATGATGCTGCCCTAGCTATGCGAGATCTGATGATTGCATTAGGTATCGCCGTGGATGGCGGTAAGGATAGTTTGTCCATGGCTGCTAAGGTAGGCGACGAAACTGTCAAAGCACCAGGGCAGTTGGTTATTTCGGCCTACGCTACTATGCCTGACATCACTCAAATCTTAACTCCGGATATCAAACAACCAGGGAATAGCTCTCTGCTTTATATTCCTATGGCGCCGGGTAAGCACCGTCTGGGTGGCTCGGCTCTAGCTCAGATCAACAAGCAGATTGGTAACGAATCTCCGGATGTCGATAATCCCGAACTTCTGAAAAATGTCTTTTTAGCTATTCAGGCAATGATCGACCACGATCTCGTCTTGGCTGGCCACGACATCAGTGATGGCGGGCTTATTACCACACTGGTGGAGATGTCCATGTCCGGCAACTGTGGGATAAAAGTGAAGGTGCCTGACAACGTCACTACCCTTGAATACCTGTTCTCGGAAGAACTGGGTCTAGTACTTGAGGTTCTGCCTAAAAACGAATTTGAAGTTGCCAGTATTCTTAAAGAGTATGGTGTTTCACCGTGTCTAACTTTGGGAAATTCCTGCCAGGAACATATGGTTTTCATTTATCACCAAGAAGAGTTAGTCTTTGGTGAATCAACGAGCAAACTGCTTGAATGGTGGGAATCTACTAGTGATCAGCTAGAGCTCCACCAAATTGATCCCGATCTGGCCTGGCAACAGGCTAAAAGGCACCGAACGCGTATTAGTCCAGTTTACTCGCTATCCTTTAATCCGCAAGCAACTCCTCCGGAGGTTCTGAACCGAACTAGCAAGCCCAAAGTGGCTATCATCCGCGAAGAAGGTAGTAATGGTGATCGAGAAATGATTTCAGCATTTTTCGCAGCTGGATTCACTCCGGTTGATGTGACCATGACTGATCTCCTGAACGGTGAATATGATCTTGATTCATGTCGTGGCATAGTATTTGTCGGTGGCTTCTCCTACGCTGACGTACTGGATAGCGCAAAGGGTTGGGCCGGAATCATCCTTTTCAATCCCAAACTGCGAAAAATGTTTGAACGTTTTTACCGGCGTGAAGACACTTTCTCGCTTGGTGTCTGTAATGGCTGTCAGTTGATGGCTCTACTTGGTTGGGTACCTTGGAAAGGCATTGATGAAGATAAACAACCTCGTTTCATCCAAAACACTTCGGGGCTCTTTGAATCCCGTTGGGTAACTACTAAAATTATGCCAAGTCCTTCCATTATGTTGGGCGACATGGCTAATTCTGTTTTAGGAATTTGGGTCGCTCATGGTGAGGGACAACTTCATTGTCCTGATTCAGAAATCCTAAAAGATATAGTTTTCCAAAACTTGACACCATTAGTATATACCGATGAAACAGGAAGAGCGACAGAAAGTTATCCCTTAAATCCTAATGGCTCTCCCAAGGGAATCACGGCTCTCTGTTCACCAGACGGTCGGCACCTGGCCATGATGCCGCATCCAGAACGCGTTTTTCTTAAGTGGCAATGGCCCTGGATGCCCAAAGACTGGAGATATAAACTTAAGGCATCTCCCTGGCTCCAGATGTTCCAAAATGCTAGAAAATGGTGTGATTGCAGTTAA
- a CDS encoding S8 family serine peptidase: MKKYLTYIFIMSCLITAFLVNGARAQEIKADSIIIKVKKEFQYLNLNKLYSLDKLNKNNQVTTISALSHNKNSLLYGAYEINFSNNKDIKALARQYQNNLYIEYAEPKYHLSTHLFSPNDTYYSEQWNLSKINTPEAWDYDSDSNPYGGDSSVKIAVLDTGVSYENYETYVQAPDLANTNFVSGYDFVNNDNHANDDNGHGTNITEIIAASTNNAKGIAGIAFNVSIMPVKVMDGNGEGSIIHVASGIEWAVNHGADIINMSIGTGEEEFYSETLYDAVKYAQNNEVILLSSTGNDGVNRIYYPAAYPEVIAIGASNSSNTLASFSNYGQGIDLVAPGTNILAEYCNNNCSDHNLVSASGTSQAVPHISAAAGLLFSYGSSSNQIKALLTSSTQDLGASGYDTSYGYGLLDIEAALALAQSDSGKPTTSLNVSPSEPDGENGYYVSQPRISLTASDENGIKNIYYRLNSGSWQTYTSSFSLSEGKHLIEYYAKDNINNSEITKSTNIYVDLTAPSLSLSRPFNNQKVNGSFLISSGQITDQTSGVLNFSVNNQSFSTDSANYSENISLSKGKNNLTFILKDRAGHNTTIQRSVFSYKKNNILIGKEKGDLPLVQGYDSDNQLTGAFLPYTSALQGGVNIIAADINNDGSEEIITAPGSGGGPHVRVLNSRAQEISWFMAYLNSFRGGVNLAAGDVDGDGQTEIITAAGPGGGPHIRVFDYQGHLKSQFFAYAENFRGGVQIACGDTDGDGISEIITGAGSSGGPHVKVFDYQGNVKEWFMAYAENFRGGVNLTTGDLDSDGSEEIITAPLSNGGPHVRIFNEQGDLEDQFFVYSSDFRGGLNLSTGDYDNDGTYEIITAVKSGLKPEVKIFEMDGSFISNFYLFPGFSGGINVAGFN; the protein is encoded by the coding sequence ATGAAAAAATATCTGACTTACATTTTTATAATGAGCTGTCTAATAACAGCTTTTTTGGTTAATGGAGCTCGGGCCCAAGAAATTAAAGCCGATTCAATAATAATAAAAGTAAAAAAAGAATTTCAGTATCTTAATCTAAATAAACTTTATTCCCTGGACAAGCTTAACAAAAATAACCAAGTTACTACTATTAGTGCTTTGAGTCATAATAAAAACTCCCTTCTTTATGGAGCTTATGAAATTAATTTTTCCAATAATAAAGATATTAAAGCCCTGGCCAGACAATATCAAAATAATTTATATATTGAATACGCTGAGCCTAAGTATCATCTTTCTACTCATCTTTTTTCTCCTAACGACACTTATTACAGTGAGCAATGGAATTTATCAAAAATCAATACACCTGAGGCTTGGGATTATGATTCTGATTCTAACCCCTACGGCGGCGATTCTTCGGTTAAAATCGCTGTTTTAGATACCGGGGTTTCTTATGAAAATTATGAGACTTATGTTCAGGCTCCGGACTTAGCTAATACCAATTTTGTTTCCGGCTATGACTTTGTTAATAACGATAATCATGCTAATGATGATAATGGTCATGGTACTAATATCACGGAAATAATTGCCGCTTCCACTAATAACGCTAAAGGCATTGCTGGCATTGCTTTTAATGTTTCCATTATGCCAGTAAAGGTGATGGATGGTAATGGTGAAGGCAGTATTATTCATGTCGCTTCTGGTATTGAATGGGCCGTAAATCACGGAGCTGATATTATTAATATGAGTATTGGCACTGGTGAAGAAGAATTTTATTCAGAAACACTCTATGATGCCGTTAAATACGCCCAGAATAATGAAGTTATTTTGCTTAGCTCAACCGGCAATGACGGTGTTAACCGTATTTATTATCCAGCGGCCTATCCCGAAGTTATCGCGATCGGAGCCAGTAATAGCAGTAATACCTTGGCTTCTTTTTCCAACTATGGACAGGGTATAGATTTAGTAGCCCCGGGCACAAATATTTTAGCGGAATACTGTAACAATAATTGTTCAGATCACAATCTGGTCTCTGCTTCGGGCACTTCGCAGGCCGTGCCTCATATTAGCGCCGCAGCCGGGCTTTTATTCTCCTATGGCTCAAGCTCAAATCAAATTAAAGCCCTACTGACTTCTTCAACTCAGGATTTAGGCGCTTCTGGCTATGATACTAGCTACGGCTATGGCCTTTTAGATATTGAAGCAGCTTTGGCTTTAGCTCAAAGTGACTCGGGTAAACCAACTACCAGTTTAAATGTTTCGCCTTCTGAGCCAGACGGCGAAAACGGTTATTATGTCAGCCAGCCAAGAATTTCTTTAACTGCCAGTGACGAAAACGGCATTAAAAATATATATTACCGTCTTAATTCCGGCTCTTGGCAAACTTATACCTCATCTTTTTCTTTAAGTGAAGGCAAACATTTAATTGAATACTACGCTAAAGATAATATTAATAATTCAGAAATTACAAAAAGTACTAATATTTATGTTGATCTTACGGCTCCCTCATTAAGTCTAAGTCGCCCCTTTAATAATCAGAAAGTTAATGGCAGTTTTTTAATCTCTTCCGGTCAAATTACTGACCAAACTTCCGGTGTTTTAAACTTTAGTGTTAATAATCAGTCTTTTTCTACTGATTCAGCTAATTATTCGGAAAATATTTCTTTAAGTAAAGGTAAAAATAACCTAACTTTTATTCTGAAAGATCGTGCCGGACATAACACCACTATTCAACGATCTGTATTTTCCTATAAAAAAAATAATATTCTTATTGGTAAAGAGAAAGGGGATTTGCCTTTAGTACAAGGCTACGACTCTGATAATCAATTAACCGGCGCTTTTTTACCTTATACTTCAGCCTTGCAAGGCGGGGTTAATATTATAGCGGCTGATATTAACAATGACGGCTCTGAAGAAATCATTACCGCTCCTGGGTCAGGTGGTGGTCCTCATGTCAGAGTTTTAAACAGTCGGGCTCAGGAAATCTCCTGGTTTATGGCTTATCTTAATTCATTTCGCGGCGGGGTTAATCTGGCCGCCGGCGATGTTGATGGTGACGGGCAAACAGAAATTATTACGGCCGCTGGTCCCGGAGGCGGACCGCATATAAGAGTTTTTGATTATCAAGGCCATTTAAAATCACAGTTCTTTGCTTACGCGGAAAATTTTCGTGGTGGGGTTCAAATTGCCTGCGGGGATACAGACGGAGATGGTATCTCTGAAATAATTACCGGAGCTGGTTCAAGCGGCGGGCCCCATGTCAAAGTATTTGATTATCAGGGAAATGTTAAAGAATGGTTTATGGCTTACGCTGAAAATTTTCGCGGTGGCGTAAATTTGACCACCGGCGATTTAGACTCAGACGGCTCTGAAGAAATAATTACGGCTCCCTTATCTAATGGCGGGCCTCATGTCAGAATATTTAATGAGCAGGGTGATTTAGAGGATCAATTCTTTGTTTATTCTTCAGATTTTCGCGGTGGCCTTAATCTATCCACAGGTGATTATGATAATGACGGTACTTATGAAATTATTACCGCTGTAAAATCTGGTTTAAAGCCGGAAGTAAAAATATTTGAAATGGACGGATCATTTATCAGTAATTTTTATCTTTTTCCCGGTTTTTCTGGTGGAATTAATGTAGCTGGTTTTAATTAA